The Chaetodon auriga isolate fChaAug3 chromosome 20, fChaAug3.hap1, whole genome shotgun sequence genome contains the following window.
CAGTGTTGTGTTAGTAACTGCATGAACAAATGTATATatagtttattttcatgtctgcCCATTTATTCGACCCATCCCTCATGGAATTACTCAGACACATTAATATGTTCTAAATCAGATCAGAACATCAACTCAGTTTTAAAAACGATTGACTGAACAGATTGCTGGCAGTGGTTCCTGAATCAAGCAGAGTCCTCTCTGCCAGCACACTTACTTTGGTGAGTATGTATTTACTCAGCCAACTAATTGAGATTTATTTAGTTATTGCAGAATATGCACTGTATCGCTGCTTAATGTTCAGGCTTCGACATATTCATTTACCACAAGCATTAACACAGTCGAGCACAGTAAAAATCTAAACATCTCATCAGCATTAGATGCAGAGTTCAGTGCGGGCTGTTATGTAATCTACTGTACGAGGACACCAGCTACCATGGGGCCATTCTTCAACAACACATCTTGAACCACTGCGAAGAAAATACCATCTTAAAAACTATAGATGCACTGATATGCATGTGAACCTCGCAATCCTCCTGATATGCATCTGCAGAATAGTACTTGTTAGCTATGCAGATATAATTATTAACTTGTTAAACTCATTAAGATTCATGGCATAGAGCAGACTGTCTCTACTTATGTATTGTTATACTTCAGCAATAATAAGCTGTAGATGACAACTAGCACGCATGGCATAGAGCGTAGAGTGTAACTATAATGAAAAGTGAAACAACCTGAGACATAAATCAATTAATTTAGAATTATAATTAAATTGTTAGATGGAAATTAGCATGTGCAGCAAATCGAAATGTGTTTCCATATCTTGTGTGTGTCAAAtctgttttgcatttcataTGCAGGCAATATTACAGAAGAAAATAACTATGTGAATGGACgcaatgcaaaataaaaaaaattaaattaaaaaaaaaaacattagtgTAAAGCAAAGATCAAAATATGTGGGCCTATAAAATTCATAATGTGCAAACATAAGCTTTTATGTCTCAACATCATGCAtataaaaagcatgaaaacgACCATAATGTgcatgtgagaaaaaaaaagagagaggcaaATAAGCTCAGCTACTTCAAGAAAGAAATCAACAGTTAATACCAATATAAATATTAACATGATTAAATGACAgcagcataaaaacacaaatgagatgCCATACTATGGCCACAAACAGGGAGAACTGTTAACACAGACAGCCTAATAGCATGCTATCTGCTGAgtcacatgctaacatgtggaCCAAGAAGAACCAAGAAGACATAGACCTACAACATTCACGTTAGCTCAAGCAACAAATACTTTGTTTAACTACTGACAGGAAGTACTTATTGCTTGCATACGAATGCAAAAGTCTCAGGAGAGGAAAATATTTCTTCCATAAACTCCTCCTGACTTGACATGTTAGCTTTGCTTGCTAATGTAATGCTATACAAGAGCAGCAGTGGTAGCAACAATTGTTAGCAGCAAATTCATatggaaacaaagcagagctTGGCTTGGCTTGGCTAATCTTTCTCCTGTAGGGTTTTATTACCTTTACATATTTAATTGGACCATCTGCTATTGCTGCTAAGTTGTCGCAGGTTATATTTGAATGTGAAATTTTCATAGGCAACACTTTGGCGTGTcatgacaggaaaaacacaggtagAATGATATTTATAGCAGCTGCATTCTGTTGAAGGGTGCCAGTTCTGGGGCCCTCCTCCTGTGAATCCAagctcactgtcatggctttcTGTGGCATTTATGATCACCTTTGATTCCAGAGGCCGTGTAGGACTTAATTGAGTGAGTAAATTACTTTCATATTCATTAGGATTTATAATACGGATGTTGTAATACAACAGAATTTAACTTATTCTGAATTGCCCCTTTACTGGGCATTTATTGGATGTATattcatcactcactgtcagCATAAATCCGTATCCCCATATTGTCTAGTGCATCATTAttcattgtatatattgtttattattgttagtattattattattcatgtttaaaCCAGCGTCAGATTCCTTGTAAGTGCACACATACTTGCATACTTGGCCGATAAAGACGAttctgattctctctctctctctctctctctctccctctcacacacacacacacaaaggcagatgAGAAGATATATACACATTCTGACCTTGATAAAATGTggttttacattaaaataagaCAGCTATATCTGTAGCTGGCTGCTGACTATTCGATGTCTCAGATGAGTTCTTCTTGTGctcaaaataacacatttttgcACATAAGTGAACAAAATCAATGCTAACTGTTTTATATTGTTGAAAAAAGTCAAGTATACCGCCACAAGAATGGAGAATATGAATTTCAGTGATAGTGCATAAATGGACTTtccaaaaattaaaatatttcttATCTGCGCAAACTTCCCTCAGatctttttctccatctctgtcttcaCCATCCAGCGAACATGAACTGATTGATTATGATCTCGGTCTCTGTGCTCTACATATCACACCCCTTCTTTATGTCTTCCCTGGCTTTTCACATCTGCCAGTAGGAAAGTGCCCTCCTCAGCCCTGACTCAGATGGCGAGTGAGTGTATGttgctcactctctcctccccttgcttcttttctttttttttctctcaagctgtcttcctctctccctcctcctcttctcttacACTCTCTCCTCACTCgctcaatctctctctccttttgatCACTTCGGTCCCTTGCTCCACTCCCTCTCCCTTACTCCTACACTGctctgtcactcactcacacactcataccaGCTCTCTCTGGGCACCATCTCGGAGATCCTCAGTGTGTCTGCGTTTTGCCAGGTGGACGCACTCCCCACAGTCACCATTTCCACCCCGGAGAGCTCCACGGTGGCTGCGCAGCCCCTTCCCCGGCTGAGCATCGGGCGGAAGACCCTGGTGGCAGCTGCTGTGGGGGTCATGCTGGTCCTGGTTCTGGTGGTCCTCATCCCTGTGCTGGTCAGCTCCGTTGGCACAGGTGGCATAGATGACAGTGCAAGCCACTACGAGATGCTGGGTACCTGCCGCATGGTTTGTGACCCTTTCCCCAGCACGGGCACGACGGGCACAGGTATGCACGCAGGAACAGATACAGCGACCGCAGGCCTACAGGTGGACAGCGACGCGGATCTGAGTGATCACAGCATCGGCCCACCGCTGCCTACTTACAGTGCTCACGGCCCACAAGGTAAACCAGGCCGTCCGGGCAAGCCTGGACCCCCAGGACCACCCGGAGAGCCAGGCCCACCGGGACCCAAGGGACCACCAGGAGATGGTGTGGACATTGTACGGACAGGGATTCTAGGTTTAGGGGGTAAAGGGGCAGTTAGCACAACCACCTACAACACCATGCCACGGGTGGCATTTTACGCAGGACTACGAAACCCTCAAGAAGGTTACGATATTCTACGATTTGATGACGTGGTGACTAACATTGGCGGTAACTATGAGGGCGCAACGGGCAAGTTCACCTGTAAGATTCCCGGTACCTACTTTTTCATCTACAATGTGCTGATGAGGGGAGGAGATGGCACCAGCATGTGGGCTGACCTGATCAAGAATGGTCTGGTGGGTAGCACCTTTAACTCCTCAGATACCTTTTCAAAACACTTGTTTCATGGTTTACTGTTGAATTTGATGAATGGAATGAGCACCATTTCTCAAAGTACAAATAGTGGAGAATTAGCATTTTACTGACATTATGAGTTTCCTGAATCATACACTGGGATGAACCCACATCAAAATGCGCAGGCAACAGTGTAACCAGTGTGCTGGCAGTCTAAATTGAGTAGTCATGCATTCATGTGGATAGTGATTTTAGGTCTGTCTTGGTCTGGTGTTATAGTCCACTATAATGACAATGCACAGTGGCACGCTGCCAGATTGTGTATCTGTGCATATTACACATCCAATGATGTACACGTTGAAGTGAGTGGAAGGAGTGCAGCGCTATCTCAACTCtgcacacatcaaaacacacccTGGGGTAGTGGATAGTTCAAAGCTGGTGCCCTTTGAAATACAACAAACTTCATGGAGCCATGATGTGCCAGTATGTGTTATCAGACTGCCTGTCAGGCCCAGGCGTTTCAATATCAAATCATGATATTTGCCATGTTCATGGATAATTTTGTAATGTCTTTAAAGCCCCAGGTGATGACACTGATCAAACGCCATGTAAATCCAAACCTCGACATTTTCCTTCAAACATTTCAGCCAGgctgcaacaggctgcacagagggtggacacaataacacaagCACCTGTATATTATAATGCAACCCAGTACAATGACCACACAGTAAACGCTACATTTGCAAATCTAATAGACACCAATTTTTGTGGAGACTTCCACAAAACTGAAAGTTTAACTCTGTGTCCATAGTTTTTGGTGTTTTACTAGGTTGCATTGCAAAATGCAAGACTCCACAAGACTTTGAAGTAATTTCAAGATACACCACATTTAACACACTTTGCTGTCGTGTTGGACTGTGCCATACCCTGAGGTGTTTGTCTGACAGAAAAAGTACACTGcattctcctctctccatccatctccacaaacacagacatgttaaGTTTCTCACATGTAGTATTTATTGCATCATATTAGATTGTATCTTCAAGTATTCACCCACTACCCCATATATATTGCTTAAATTTCTGTAAATTAGGGTAGCAAGCAGGGATGTGCACATATGTTTTAAGAGACAGTGGCTAAATTTGAAAAAAGGGCACCCCCAACCTTCCTCACTTATCATTCTGTATGATATATGtgtgtccaaacacacacatcaaaaaatgcattaaaaatgtaaaaacaagcagTAAAAATGTAATAGAAAGGTCTAGAAAACCGACTTAATGTTAACTTTAGCTGAAGGGAAAGAGACAAATATACGCACTGGAAACAGAGTGTTAGCGAGACACTTTAATCATAGTGATTCACCTGTTGGCGGACTGTTGCTTTGTAAAGACTTCTTCAagcttcctcctccagctcttaacctccctgcctctgtctgctctctttAGAGGGCAGcgacgctgtgtgaaacaccAGATAAGAAGTTTCACATATAGAGCTACACTTCAGTTTACCACAATAGAGAATGTATCTATTATACTTGCATAACTCTTACTTATAATTACCCCATAACTAAACTCAAATACAGCCTCTATGTTGTTAATGAGGACCATTTAACAACAAAACGGTCATGTAAACTTGGCTTCGGGCAAACGTGCAAGCCAACTGTAACTGCTGATGCAATTTCAAAAGAAAGGTCTAATGGAGAAACGTGTAGAGAAATCAAAGAACGACTTCAACAATATTTATTAAGTCCAAAGGAGGAGGCACTTCAGACATAGAGGGCAAAGTGGCAAAAGCCCACTTTAGCCACTCTGCATGGTTAAAATTACTATATTGCTCACACAGGCTGGACAATTTCTCGCATTTACAACATATAATAGTGTGCTATGATATTATAACA
Protein-coding sequences here:
- the LOC143338576 gene encoding C1q-related factor-like, whose protein sequence is MLVLVLVVLIPVLVSSVGTGGIDDSASHYEMLGTCRMVCDPFPSTGTTGTGMHAGTDTATAGLQVDSDADLSDHSIGPPLPTYSAHGPQGKPGRPGKPGPPGPPGEPGPPGPKGPPGDGVDIVRTGILGLGGKGAVSTTTYNTMPRVAFYAGLRNPQEGYDILRFDDVVTNIGGNYEGATGKFTCKIPGTYFFIYNVLMRGGDGTSMWADLIKNGLVRASAIAQDQDQSYDYASNSVILHLDAGDEVFIKLDGGKAHGGNSNKYSTFSGFILYAD